The following is a genomic window from Solanum stenotomum isolate F172 chromosome 4, ASM1918654v1, whole genome shotgun sequence.
CTATGTTGATTTTCGAAAAAAGTTGTCTTTTCTATGAGGGGGGAAGGAAATTAGGGAAATCAGAGAAGTGGACCGTGTAAAGGGAAGTGAATGTTCCTTGTTACTATTGCCTAATAGGGCAGGATAGATTGGAGTATTTTGGGGAAGTGTACCACCAAGCTAGATTAGTTTGCAATTGAGGCTTGACTGATAGATTATTTGTAATATTGCCTATAGAAAGAGGAAGATAAAGGAGCAACATGCAAAATTTTATGAGAAGCCATTAATTTTGCATGTTTCAATCTATGATGAAAATTAGTGAAACCTTGTAGCTTTCTATGAGGCATTCTTGAAATTCTGCAACTTCAGATGTTTTTGAAGACTTTGATTCTAGTTTTGCTTGTGGGGAATGATGCAAGAAACAATGGATCATCCTTATTTTCCGTTACATTAAACTAGAAAGCGTGAGAGAAGATTATTTGTAGTGAATTTTATGTTGTCTCTTGTTAAGATATTCCGTATGATTTATTTGTAACTAACAGAGTGACTTATTATGACAGGATTTCACAGAGTGGGAATACCTCTTGGTGGGGCTTATTTCTGCACTTCCTGCTTTAATTGTACCCATGATATTTGTCGGAAAGGTGAGTTCTATCTCCTACTACTGAAGCCCTGGTGATGAATCAACAATTTCATAACCAAACCTGTAAAAGTTTTTCAGTGGCTTATTCAAATGAGCTGCTTAGAAGGAGAGCCTTGGCGTAGTTGGTAAAGTTGCTGCCATGTGACCTGAAGTCACGGGTTTGAGCCGTGGAAACAGCTTCTTGCATAAATGTAGCGTACAATAGACCCTTGTGCTAGGGCCTTCCCCTGACCCCTCGCATAGAGGGAGCTTAGTGCACCGGGCTTCCcccttttctttaaaaaatttaaatactacCAGTTATCTTTTTGTCACCTTTTCTCATATCAAACTATTCAATTCGGTCATTATGGATTTGTGCCTAGCGGAGGAGATAAAATACTCGTAACTTTTGTGTTTAATGTAGGAGATAAAAACGATTTTTTACGAGTCTAAATTCTCATGTGCAAACTGTTGCATTTGAGTGATGAGCCTTTTCCTGTAACTAGCCAAGCTCTTGAGTGCAACTTCGTCATGTCTATTCTTGATGATATAACTAGTGGGATCTgtatagttaaaaaaataaatagctCTATAGCATTTTCTCACAAAACTAGTCGCATGACGGTTTATTTTACATGTAACTTTTGCAGGCTGACAGGAACCTTGCTTGGAAGGATCGTTATTGGGTGAAGGCAAGTATTCTTGAAGAAGAATTATCAATTACTTGTCTGCAATTTGAAGGACCCATCGATAAACCTCTCTTATGATTCGTTTCTAGATTTAATTATCATATGACACATTGACCAAAGTAGACTCAGTTTGGAAAATATTCTCACGGagagaaaagataaatataagtgacaaaaaataaagaagacaagAAAAAACAGTTTTTGTTGCCATAGCTTGTGAAATTGGGTTGTCTTTCTTGATTTATGCTATCTGAGCTCCCTTATCAGCATTGGTGCTAATAGACAAAATTACTAAAATTGGCACAGATTAATTGGATAGACGTTTCTAATGACCTCTTAATGGAACTCCAATTGTGGATTCTTTAGTTGAATAGGGTGGCATAGACAAGAAATTTCCTTGTTACACATGTCGCTAATTTGACGATTCTTTCTCTAAGAATTCTTTTTGGTGCTTCTCTGGACTGACTATTGGTTTGCTGTTATTCCAGGCTAATCTCTGGATAGCAATTTTCACTTACGTTGGGAATTACTTTTGGACCCACTATTTCTTCACAGTTTTGGGGGCTTCTTATACATTTCCATCTTGGAAGATGAATAATGTAAGCCATctgttatttttttcgtttgacTCCGTTCTTCACTTGGAATTTTCATTTTaccacaaaggtaggggtaaggtctgtaATACCCACCCAccctagaccccacttgtgagattatactgggcatgttgttgttgtattggcAAAAGCTATATAATGCGACTCTCTGCAGGTACCCCACACAACTTTCCTTCTAGCACATGTTTGCTTCCTGTTTTACCATGTCTCTGCAAACATGACCCTTCGTAGACTACAGCATGCTATTGCTGATTTGCCCGAGAATATTCAATGGGCTTTCAAGGCTGGATGGATTCTGGCATATGCTTATTTTATAGCTTATCTGGAGACATTAGCTATTTCCAATGTAAGTGGTCAATTGTAGAAGTCCAGAAATATCTTGCAAAAGGTTATATAGCTTTATGAGATTCCTTTGAGATACATTAATAAGGttaaaaaaatcactttgtTTGTTTCTGACCTATGCAGTTTCCGTACTATGACTTTGTGGACCGAGCAGTCATGTATAAAGTTGGCTCCTTGTTTTATGCGATCTACTTCATTGTAAGCTACCCGATGTTTTTCAGGTAAGAACTTTTTTCCCTGTAATTTCTGCCCCTGAAATTCTGCTAGTGCAGATATGGTTTATTTACAGCATCGTTCCAATGTCGTTTAATaaacttcttcaattttttatcatttgatTGCATTAGTCAAATCAGTACTAAACTAGAGTGGAAAATGAGGATATGTAAAGATTATGAGTACTACACAAGGTGGATGAGTTCAGTCCACCGACTAGCTGAGTTAAACATACTTCACAATATTCCATAGAATTGCCTCAAGGTAGATAATGCTGGAGGAAGATCGTGTTCTATGAGATGTAGTTTGACAAGGTTTCAGATTTAAAGGTAGAAATGTAATTTGCTGAAAGAACATCTGTTCTCAAGTTAAGCTTGCCTCAGTTTTTGTTGAGCAGCGAGATGCTCATTATACTTAAAAGATTTTCTTGGCCAACTGACCTtgcaaataaattttgaggccgAAACAGATGAGTGCattattgagttgattgacgTTGTTGTAAAGAGTTAAAGGGCTTTATAAAGTCATCTAATCTTTATCTTAGCAGTGCTAGTAGCTCTCTTCAATCTTTTCTAGAGTTCATGAATATTTCAACGCAATTTGACAGTTGACAGTGAGATTTGGTCTACTCTAGTTTTCCAGATATAAGGTGTGCTACAAGTGAAAGTGGTCTAAGTTGTTTTATTAACCGTTGCTTTTGTAAGTGCTTTTCTAAATCCATAGGCAACACAAACACCTTGTAACCATTTGTGGATTTTAAGCAAGATTAGGTGATCTAACCTTAAATCTGTATCATACTACACGCCTACACCATTGTTGATTTGTCGTTAGTCATTGTGGTCCAGAACCTAATGCATTCTTACTCTGTGATCTTTTACTGATCAGTTTTCTCCTTGGGTGCTTGCTTTTATGTAACATCCTTGTAACCATTTGTGGAATTTAACCAAGATTAGGTGATCTAACCTTAAATGTGCATCGTCCAGAACCATATACGCTTTTACTCTATGATCTCTTACTAATCATTTTTCTGGTTGGTACTTGCTTTAATGCTCAGGGTTGATGAGAAACCTGGAGATTCATGGGACTTGCCAAGAGTGTCCATTGATGCATTGGGTGCTGCAATGCTAGTCACCATCTTACTCGACTTATGGCGCATTTGTCTAGGTTCCATTGTTCCGGTGCCAGAAACCAAACAATGTCCTCAATCAGGACTCCCATGGTTTGCCATGACATCTTGAAGGACTCCGAAGCACGAGACTCAGAAAAGTTAACACCTTCTGTAAAATCACAGATGTTCAGAGTCATTTCTTGAAATGTTGTTCAGTGTTTACTATGATCAGATTGAACCTTTGTTGTACTCTTACCAACTTTTAGACATTCTCAGAATGATGTTTAACTTGTACTCTTTCTGAACACTATGTTTTATTAGTAGCTTCTATGAAACTGGTGCCTCTATGTATTTCTTTGTAGCAACAACGACGACATAGCCAATGTAATCCCACGAGTGGAGTCTGGGGAGCGTAGGACTGTATGCAAATCATACTCCTACCTTACAGATGTTGTTTTCGATAAACATATACTATGCAAAGCAAATACAATAGCGATGAATCCAGGTtagaaaacaatgaagaagaaaaatagtagCAACACTAAAAAATATGATACCTAAAGTAAATGAAACATCAGgtaatactaaaatcaaatattaaaataaaataattatacaaaaaaatgaCCTTGATTACCAAATATAACAGACTTCTTTTTTTgtattctaaaaataaacatGAGGTTGACTATTACCAAGACTTCTAGTAGCTAGAGTATGGTTTACGGATTTGATcgaatttaataaatttagtttAAATCTAAGTGATCGAACACTTATACATTTTAAATCTTGACTACGCTCTTGCTTTTGGTATAAAATGCTTTTCTGGCAATTTGCTTTTCACcattaaagacaaaaaaatgtcaaaaaggACTGTTATTGACCCATTATGCATTTTTAAAAATCTGATCTGtctgtaatatttttttttatttcccattttcaGATCCAGAACAAATTCATTTATAAAAGGTACTACatataacaattaaataatCATTTCGGGTCCGAATCCTACAACGTGATACAATCTCTAAGCAGAGACGGAGTTAAAGTATAGTTTATGGATTCaattaaattcaataacttTAGTTTAAACTAGTTAAGTATaaagttgtaaaaaaaaatcactatagATAATAGAATTATTAGTTAAGTTGAGGTCATTCATttgatataaattaaaaagtcttgaaatgacattattttaaagattgtcacatgaaaaattgatgaaaatgaactAGATCTACGTAGTTGTCAAGTTAAATGTCTCTCATTTGCTAGTTATTATCAGGATTCTTGATATGGTGCATCAAATTCGACTGTTTCTCTCTTAatcaaaaatctgaattttgtttttttttaagtagaaatcattttttttgaatGGGCTCTACGTAGTGCAGATCTAAATTAATCGACCTCCAATATGAGTATAtcgaaagaaataaaaaaatcatcatgATTCCATTtcaatattagaaaaaaaatgaatggtGGACTTAACTAACCTTAAAAGTTAAATTTCGAATCTAAATTAGGCAAATTCATAACTAAATAACATTTAAGTCATACTTGCCTCGTTTGAACTTGTATCATTGCCAGATCAGATAATCCAACAATAGCTAGAGCCCTATCCCTATCGATACGAGTAGATGAGAGTGTGACACTCAATCCCACATCAAATCGGGAATGAAAACACAATCCTTTCCTCGTGAACTATTTTTTGATGTCCACGTCACGTAGATCGGGTAATAAAGTCATCTACTATACCTTTACCCCCACCCCTCCATTTCCCTcttatttcaattcaaattcaTCAACGGCTACTTCATCTTCCTCAGAACCCTAACAcccccttttcttcttcttcatcttcaccaTTTCTGTGGAGAAAATACAAAATGAAGCACTATATGCAACAACGAAACACGATCTTAAGGGAGAATCACGACGCTGCCGGAGCTACAATGCCGCCGTCGTCATCTCCAAACCCTAGCCTTTTGAAGCAGAAATCGTCGAATTCGCCAAGTAATCCTAGCAGTAGTAGTACAAGGAAGCATAAATCATCTAAAGAGAATGCTCCTCCGCCGTATCATCCGTTAGATCTGAGCTCATCGCCGGCAGTTGGTTTGAAGAGTAAGAGTCCTCTGCCTCCGCGACCGCCGCCTAACTCGAATAATTTGAAACGGAAGCTTAATTTGGAGTCTGTTGGTCCTGAGAATGTTGCTGCTGGATCTTCTGATTCTGGAGTAAAGGTAAAATTTTGAGGAAATTACGTTCATTTtgcttgttgttgtttttgaatTCGAATAGAACTGGTTCAAGTAGAGGTGAATTGTTATATGGAGGATTCCTGTTGCTAAATCCGACTTTTTTAGGATCGAAGTGTGATAGTTGATGTTGTTTAGCTTTATGTTGGTTAATTCCACGAAATTTCTGTTTTTTGTGGTCAATTGTTTCTGAGAAATGTAATCTAAGGATCTCCTAAAAGTGATTGATTTATTAGTTTCTCTGAGAGCTTCTAAATTGATTATcacaatcaatcaatcaattgaGCAACCACCACAGTAACAACATACTGTAATCCCACAAGCAGGGTCTGGGTAGGagtgtatgcaaactttaccctTTCCTtaggaggtagagaggctgtttctgATACAGCTCCGGCTCAAGTGTAAGCATCAATCTCGAATGAGCTAGGGTCGATTATATGAATCCTCTATATCCATGCTGGATTTTATGACTATTTCTGCACGGTACTTATCTTTTTGTTTCTACTTGATTTTTCCCTTGGAGATTAAGATAGATCTCTGTTGGCTTTTTGTTGGTGAAATTTCTGCTATTTGTTAGGAATGGTGTTACCGATTGCTTTGGAGGTTGTACCTTAACACTTGGAGGAAGAGATCACCTATCATTTATGTCTTATTTAGCTTGATTGCTGTGTGAACCTGTAGAAGAACAAGTAAACTAGAAATATTCGTTCTCTATTCTTTTCAATCTTGACAATGCTCATCATTTATGGAACATACAATTATATGCAttcatttgaaattttaaaatgctGAGAGTGGCTTGGTTTGCCGTTACCAATAGCGGCTTGCTGTTTATTCCAATAGTATTTGATCCACTCTGTTTTGTCTGTCATTGTGCCTCATTCTACCCTCTGTTTGATTGGTCCAAACAGGCATTGTCTAAGTGCCTAGTACTTGTAGATCACGTATTGATTCCTGCAACTTTTCTCATCTAAATCAGGTCATAGTGAGGATGAGGCCCCCAACCAAGGATGAGGAAGAGGGGGAAGTTGTTGTCCAGAAGATCTCTAATGATTCTTTGTCCATAGCTGGGCATACTTTTACATTTGATTCTATTGCAGATACGCAATCAACAcaggtaaaaaataataacttgtTAACCTATGCTTGTAAGAGGAAATAGCTTTATTGAGTACTATATTTTAGTCAGATAAGTATGCCTCATCCTTCCTTTTTGTTCTTTGCTTTGATATAACAAGTATACCTTAAAGAGGAATAATGAACGAGTGACATGCACTTGACTCTTCTTCTTAACTGTTCTTTCAGGTTGATATATTCCAGCACGTGGGAGCTCCTGTTGTTGAGAATTGTCTTGCTGGGTTTAACAGCTCAGTATTTGCTTATGGGCAGGTAATGTTATCCCCAAAACCTCCTGCTATATGTTAAATATGCCTGCACAACTTCAAATGTTCTTTCTTGTGCTTGACATGTCACATGTcccaataatattgaatatgaCTTGGAAATTGAATTGTTCAGACTGGTAGTGGGAAGACATATACAATTTGGGGACCAGCCAACGCCTTGTTGGATGAAAACTTGACCATTGATCAACAGGGCTTAGCTCCACGTGTTTTTCAGAGGCTTTTTGAACGTATTGAGGAGGTGATATGTTGTCTCTGTGATCCTATATTTCCTGGATTTGATATGTTGTATAAAATGTGATTCCATAATACATGCATTTTCTTTTCAGGAACAAATCAAGCATGCTGACAAACAGCTCATGTATCAGTGTCGATGTTCTTTTCTTGAGGTTAATTTGACTGGACCTAGTCTGTTTTAACGTGAAACAAAGTCAATATTTGCAGTTGTCTAAATCTTTAACATTAATGATGTACAGATATACAATGAACAAATCACTGATCTGTTGGATCCTAGTCAAAAAAATCTCCAGGTATAAAAGGAAATACAATATAAAGTGTGTTGTATGCATTATCTGTATCCTTAGTTCTACTTATTTGATAAGGATTTTCAATTTGGCTTCTGTTTTCAGATCAGGGAAGATGTCAGAACAGGTGTTTATGTGGAAAATTTGACTGAGGAATGTGTGTCCTCCATGAAGGATGTGACAAAGCTTTTGATGAAGGTTCAGACTGCTTCCATATTTTTATTCAACTGTTTGACATATTGTAATGCAGGCATGACTATGTTTGCCAGATAGAATAGACCAGTATAGGAAAACAGTTAGCCAAGTGAATATGTGAATCAGGTAAGCACTTAGGCAATTAAACTTGCTTAGGTGCAGTAACATAAATGATAAAGTTCTACTGCTGTTCCTACTAAACTAAATCATTAACTCGTTTTACTGCAATAGCAACCCATTTGACAAGGAAGCTTAATCTTAATTTTCAACAAGTTTTGGTAAGGGGTTGGAACTTCTATCCCCCCACCCCCCCGGGTTTGCCcattattttgattttctgaAAGATGGAAGGACAGAAGGTTTAGTGTCCTAATGATAATGCCTTACCTTTCAATATCATGCTGCAGcttattttgtcttttcttgaatCCTATCACTGAGGTACTTATCAAAAGAATTTTATTACTGGGGTCTCTGCTTCACTTTTTTCCCATAATCTTTAGGCGTCAACTTGTATCCATTCCTCAAATGAGTCTATTGTTTAGCAAGTCAATCTCAGATCTGCGTCAAAAGTTATTGTTAGTAGTTGTTTTCTAATACTTTTACTTGAACTTCTGGAGTTTCTATGATTATATGGACTGGTTTCAGAAAAGCTTATAGAACTTGTTCAATGAAAATATTACAGGGAGTGTCAAACAGGCGAACTGGTGCTACAAGTGTAAATGCTGAGAGTTCACGTTCTCACAGTGTATTCACCTGTGTTGTTGAATCACGATGCAAGGTAATACAATCTTATGTCCTTTCTAACAATAACCTGAATTCTTTTAAATGGCAAGTGATGCGTTGTTTGTTATCCGTTATTATTTGCATTCTCCTGAGTGTGCAAGCAAGAATTTTCTGGCATAATAAGTTATTTGGTTGTTATGGAGATCTGACATTCTGTTATTTGGATTTTGGtctattttaaacttttaatttcAGAGCATGGCAGATGGTATAAGCCACCTAAAGAGGAGTAGAATAAATCTTGTTGATCTTGCTGGATCAGAAAGGCAAAAGCTAACTGGTGCAGCTGGTGAACGCTTGAAGGAAGCAGGGAACATCAATAAATCACTTTCACAGTTGGGGTACATTTGTTTCTTTATCATTTTGGGAGAAAGAATTATTCTTGGTTTAGCTGTCAAGGAGGTTACAACTCATTGTTAATGGTTATTCTGGTCATTTTCTGCATAGAAACTTTTCTGGTTAAATTTTAGTGACTATGGACTTTCTACTTTTATAGAATAAACAGTGAAGTGATAGAATGCTATGTGAGTATTAAAATGTCAGAGTTATTGTGTTA
Proteins encoded in this region:
- the LOC125862621 gene encoding cycloeucalenol cycloisomerase, which encodes MKGNKMNSATPSLWLAQNPSKRWGEVFFLLYTPFWLTLCLGVVVPFKLYEDFTEWEYLLVGLISALPALIVPMIFVGKADRNLAWKDRYWVKANLWIAIFTYVGNYFWTHYFFTVLGASYTFPSWKMNNVPHTTFLLAHVCFLFYHVSANMTLRRLQHAIADLPENIQWAFKAGWILAYAYFIAYLETLAISNFPYYDFVDRAVMYKVGSLFYAIYFIVSYPMFFRVDEKPGDSWDLPRVSIDALGAAMLVTILLDLWRICLGSIVPVPETKQCPQSGLPWFAMTS